The Pongo abelii isolate AG06213 chromosome 20, NHGRI_mPonAbe1-v2.0_pri, whole genome shotgun sequence genome window below encodes:
- the LOC100446052 gene encoding olfactory receptor 7A17-like, whose product MEPSYNTQMSEFLLLGLSEEPELQSFLFGLFLSMYLVTVLGNLLIIQATISDSHLHTPMYFFLSNLSFADICFVSTTVPKMLINIQTQSRVITYAGCITQMCVFVLLGGLDSLLLTVMAYDRFVAICHPLHYMVTMSPRLCGLLVLASWIMSALNSLLQSLIVLWLSFCTDLEIPHFFCELNQVTHLACSDTFLNDMVMYLSAVLLGGICLVGILYSYFKIISSIHAISSAQGKYKAFSTCASHLSVVSLFYGTSLGVYLSSAATHNSQSSAAASVMYTVVTPMLNPFIYSLRNKDIKRALGRFLRRKTIKGTIFLGLKKCP is encoded by the coding sequence ATGGAACCAAGCTATAATACCCAAATGTCAGAATTTCTTCTTCTGGGACTTTCAGAGGAACCAGAATTGCAGTCCTTCCTCTTTGGGCTGTTCCTGTCCATGTACCTGGTCACTGTGCTCGGGAACCTGCTCATCATCCAGGCCACAATCTCCGattcccacctccacacccccatgtacttcttcctgtCCAACCTGTCCTTTGCTGACATCTGTTTCGTCTCCACTACAGTCCCAAAGATGCTCATTAACATCCAGACACAGAGCAGAGTCATCACCTATGCAGGCTGCATCACCCAGATGTGCGTTTTTGTACTTTTGGGGGGGTTAGACAGCTTACTCCTGACTGTGATGGCCTATGACCGGTTTGTGGCCATCTGTCACCCTCTGCACTACATGGTCACCATGAGCCCCAGACTCTGTGGACTGCTGGTTCTGGCATCCTGGATCATGAGTGCCCTGAATTCCTTGCTACAAAGCTTAATAGTGCTGTGGCTTTCCTTCTGCACAGATTTGGAAATCCCCCACTTTTTCTGTGAACTTAATCAGGTCACCCATCTCGCCTGTTCTGACACCTTTCTTAACGACATGGTGATGTATTTGTCAGCTGTGCTGCTGGGTGGGATATGCCTCGTGGGGATCCTGTACTCTTACTTTAAGATCATTTCCTCCATACATGCAATCTCATCAGCTCAGGGGAAGTACAAGGCATTTTCCACCTGTGCATCTCACCTCTCAGTTGTCTCCTTATTTTATGGTACAAGCCTAGGGGTGTACCTTAGTTCTGCTGCAACCCACAACTCACAATCAAGTGCTGCAGCCTCGGTGATGTACACTGTTGTCACCCCTATGCTCAACCccttcatctacagcctgaggAATAAAGACATAAAGAGGGCTCTGGGAAGATTCCTCAGGAGGAAAACTATAAAAGGAACAATTTTCCTTGGGCTAAAGAAGTGCCCATGA
- the LOC100939434 gene encoding olfactory receptor 7A10-like, translated as MKRRNETQISQFLLLGLSEEPELQPFLFGLFLSMYLVTVLGNLLIILATISDSHLHTPMYFFLSNLSFVDICFVSTTVPKMLVNIQTQSRVISYAGCITQMCFFLLFAVLDSFLLAVMAYDRFVAICHPLHYTVTMNPRLCALLVLASWIMSALNSSFQSLIVLQLSFCADLEIPHFFCELNQVIHLACSDTFLNDIVMYFSVALLGGGPLAGILYSYSKIVSSILAISSAQGKYKAFSTCASHLSVVSLFYGTSLGVYLSSSATHNSHSSAAASVMYTVVTPMLNPFIYSLRNKDIKGALTQFFRGKQ; from the coding sequence ATGAAACGAAGGAATGAGACACAAATTTCACAATTCCTTCTTCTTGGACTTTCAGAGGAACCAGAATTGCAGCCCTTCCTCTTTGGGCTGTTCCTGTCCATGTACCTGGTCACCGTGCTCGGGAACCTGCTGATCATCCTGGCCACAATCTCagactcccacctccacacccccatgtacttcttcctctccaacctgtccttTGTAGACATCTGTTTTGTGTCTACCACTGTCCCGAAGATGCTGGTGAATATCCAGACACAGAGCAGAGTCATCAGCTATGCAGGCTGCATCACCCAGATGTGCTTTTTCCTACTATTTGCAGTGTTAGACAGCTTTCTCCTAGCTGTGATGGCCTATGACCGGTTTGTGGCCATCTGTCACCCCCTGCACTACACGGTCACCATGAACCCCAGACTCTGTGCACTGCTGGTTCTGGCATCCTGGATCATGAGTGCCCTGAATTCCTCGTTTCAAAGCTTAATAGTGCTGCAGCTTTCCTTCTGTGCAGACTTGGAAATCCCCCACTTTTTTTGTGAACTTAATCAGGTCATCCACCTTGCCTGTTCTGACACTTTTCTTAATGACATAGTGATGTATTTTTCAGTAGCACTGCTGGGCGGTGGTCCCCTTGCTGGGATCCTGTACTCTTACTCTAAGATCGTTTCCTCCATACTTGCAATCTCATCAGCTCAGGGGAAGTACAAGGCATTTTCCACCTGTGCATCTCACCTCTCAGTTGTCTCCTTATTTTACGGTACAAGCCTAGGTGTGTACCTCAGTTCTTCTGCAACCCACAACTCACACTCAAGTGCTGCAGCCTCAGTGATGTACACTGTggtcacccccatgctgaacccCTTCATCTACAGTCTGAGGAATAAAGACATAAAGGGGGCTCTGACACAATTCTTCAGAGGGAAACAATAA